DNA sequence from the Agromyces aureus genome:
GCGTACCGGGCGACGGGCTTCTGGTTCGACTCGCTCGTCGAGATGGGCCTCGACGACCTCAGGCCGCGACCCGCGCTCACCTCCGACGCCCGTTTCGACGTGTGCCTCGTCGGCGGCGGTTTGACCGCGCTGTGGACCGCGCACTCGCTGCTCGCGCTGGATCCGACGCTCCGCATCGCGATCCTCGAGCGCGAGATCGCCGGGTACGGAGCGTCCGGCCGCAACGGCGGTTGGTGCTCCGCGCTGTTCCCGCGCACGGCGGGCGCGATCGAGCGTCACGACGGGCTCGACGCCGCCGTCGCGATGCGACGCGCGATGATCGACACGGTCGCCGAAGTCGGAGCCGCGACGCGTCGCGAAGACATCGACTGCGACTTCGTGCAGGGCGGCACCGTCGTGTTCGCGCGCGATGCCGTGCAGCAGCGGGCCGCCGCCGCGGATGTCGCCGAGGCCGCGCAGTACGGGGTCGATCGCACCGGGCTCCTCGACGAGCTCGAGGTCGCCGCCCGCTTCGGCATCACCGGCATCGGCACGAGCCGCCCGACCGCGACCTTCGACCCCGATTGCGCCGGAGTCCACCCCGGCAAGCTCGTGCGCGGACTCGCGCGGGCGGTCGAGGCATCCGGCGTCTCGATCTTCGAACGCACCGAGGTGCTCGACTGGGCGGCGGGGCGCGTGAGGTTCCGGTCCCTCGACAGCGGGTTCGAGGGCAGCGTCATGGCCCGACGGGTCATCGTCGCGCTCGAGGGCTTCGGGTCGCAGTTGCCGCGCGTCCGACGCCGCATCCTGCCCCTCTATTCGCTCATGATCGCGACGGAGCCACTCTCCGACGCGACGTGGAACGAGATCGGCATCGAGCACGGCCAGACCTTCAGCGACTACCGGCACCTGCTGATCTACGGGCAGCGAACCGCCGACAACCGATTCGCGTTCGGCGGTCGAGGGGCCAACTACCACTGGGGCAGCGCCGTCGATCCCTCGTTCGAGCGCGTCGACGCCGTGTTCGAGCACCTGCATCGCACGCTGGTGGAGCTCTTCCCGATGGTCGGAGCCGTCACGGTCACCCACCGCTGGGGCGGACCCATCGGCGTCGCGCGCGACTGGACCGCGACGGCGAGCTACAATCCGCGCACGGGCGTCGGATTCGCCGGCGGCTACGTCGGCGACGGCCTGTCGACCACGAACCTGGCCGGGCGCACGCTCGCCGACCTCGTGCTCGAGCGCGATACCGAGCTGACCCGCCTGCCATGGGCGAACCATCGTTCGCCGCTCTGGGAGCCGGAGCCGTTCCGGTTCATCGGCGCGAACCTCGGCGTGCTCGGCATGCAGGTCGCCGACTTGGAGGAGCGCGCCACCGGCCGCGCCTCGCTCGTCGCCAAGGCCGTGGGCCGGCTCACGGGCCACTGATCGCTCCGTGGTGCTCGTCCGTCCGCTCCGGGCGCACGAAGACCCATTCGGGAAGCGCCCCCGATCCGATGTACTCCGCGAGCAGGCTCGACATCGAATGCGCCGGATCGCACTCGAGCGCCGAGTCGAGGAACGCGCCGGCGACCGATCCGCGCCCCTGCGTCCACGCGAGCCAACCGGCGATGCAGAGCGACCCGCTCCGACCGGCGGCCGGCGCGTGCGCGATCGCGTCTCCCAGGACCGCCAGCGCGCGTTCGACCCTGGCCCGGTCGGGTCGCAGCATCGACCGGCCCATGATGAGCCGTGCAAGCACCTCGTCGAGGTCGGCCCGCTCGGCGTGCCCGCGGTCGTCGTGATCGAGATCAGCCGCCGCGATCTCCGCGGCGGCGGTGTCGTGCGGCGCGTGCGAGACCTCATGGGCGAGTTCGCCGACCATCCGTCCGAACGCGATCTGCAGCATCATGGCGTCACGGAAGGGAGGCCGCGAGGCGAGGTGCACGAACCACGCGAGCCTTCGCGCGTCGACCGGTCTGCGTCGGGGGCGGGCGATGAGCGTCTCGACGAGCTCGACCGGGTCCGCGTCCCGGCCGAGCTCCGACATCGCGCCCTCGAGGCTCGGGAGGTCGCGGAACTCCGCGAGGGCCGCGGCGACCGAGGCGGCTCGCGCGGGGTTCGCCGGCGGCAGCCCGGCTCCCGGTCGATCGCCCGCGGCGATCCGGTCGCCGTCGGGCACGTCATTGACAGCGGCGCTCGATTCGATCAGGACGAGCGGATGCCCCATGGCCGGCGCATCCGGGTCGAGCAGCGAGCTCCAGCCGTCGGCTGCCTGGCAGAGCGCATCGCGGACGACGAAACCCGCCTGCCCCGCTCGATCGGCGACGAGTTCGAGCAGCGCGCGCTCGGGCATCCCACCGTTGTCGGCGAATCGGGCGTCGGTGTAGATCACGGGGACGATCGCATCGATGTCGACGATCCGGCAGATCGTGCCGATCACCGCCGCCACGAGACGGTCGTGGTCGACTTCCGCGAGGGGCAGGTCGTGGCGGAGCACTCCGACCGACCGGTTGCCGCTGAAGACGATGCAGAGCAGCGATCGCTCCGGCCGGAACCCGGCGAGCGTGGGAACGAGAGCGAGGAAGTCGTGCGCCGACGCGGCGCGGATGATGGCGGTCATGCCGCGAGCATCGAGCACCGATCCCGCAGACGTCGGCGCGCTCCCGCCGCATCGGTCGGTTGCATCGAAGCCACGGCTGTTGAGGACTGCTCGCGGTCTCGTCCTCCACAGGACGTCGTCCGCGGCCTGTTGCGCCATGTCCGATTCCCGCGAGTCGTTGTCGGATGCCGCAGCTACGCTCGAGCCATGACCGACCTGTTCCTCGCACGACTCGACAGCCCGATCGGGCGGCTCGAGCTCCTCGCAGACGACGACGCCGTCACCTCGCTCTCGATCGAGCGCGACGGCGCACTCCCCCATGACGCCGACCCCGAGCGCCGCAACGCGGTGCTCGACCGGGCACTGGCGCAGCTCGGCGAGTACTTCGCCGGCGAGCGCACCGACTTCGACGTGCCGGTGCGCCTGCACGGCACGGCCTTCCAGCTCGCGGTCTGGAACCGGCTGCAGCAGTTGCGATGGGGCGACGCGACGTCGTACGGCGCGCTGGCCGCGGCCGTCGGCAAGCCGGGCTCGGCCCGGGCGATCGGCGGGGCCGTCGGAGCCAACCCCGTGCCGATCCTCGTCGGCTGCCACCGAGTGCTGGCGTCCGACGGCCGGATCACCGGGTATTCGGCGGGCGAGGGTGTTCCGACGAAACTCTGGCTCCTCGGCCACGAGCTCATCGGCTTCGCCGCGTGAGCGTGATCCCCCGGCCCGAGCTCATCCGAGGCGACGACGCCCTGGTGCGATGCGGTTGGAGCGGCAACGACCCCGAATACCGGCGGTACCACGACGACGAGTGGGGCACGCCGCAGCACGATCCAGTGCGACTGTTCGAGAAGGTCTGCCTGGAGGGGTTCCAGGCTGGCCTCTCGTGGATCACGATCCTCCGCCGGCGCCCCGCGTTCCGGGAGGTGTTCCACGACTTCGACGTCGAGCTGGTCGCCTCCATGGGTGAATCCGACGTCCTGCGCCTCCTCGCCGACGAACGCATCATCCGACACCGGGGCAAGATCGAGGCGACGATCCAGAACGCCAGGGCCACGCTCGAACTCGATGAGCCGATCGATCGACTCATCTGGGCATTCGCACCGCCCGCGCGGCCCTCTGCACCGGCCACCTTCGCCGAGGTGCCCGCCGTGACGCCCGAGTCGACGGCGCTCAGCAAAGAGCTGCGAGCGCGGGGGTTCCGTTTCGTCGGTCCGACCACGATGTACGCCCTGATGCAGGCGGCCGGTCTCGTCGACGACCACCTCAGCGGATGCTTCAGGTCACCGGCGGCCGCAGCTGCGGCACACGACTCGGCGGCGGCGAGGCCGTCGCTCGAAGCGCAGGCGCCCTCATCCGCGCTCTGAACAGTGAGACGACGGCGCGCCGGACTCAGGCGACGAGGTCGAGCTCGACCGGCGCACCCTCGCCCGCCGAGCCGAAGCCCATCACGAAGCCGGATTCGGCGGCCCACCCAACGAGGTCGTCGACGGAATGGAGCTGCGGGCGCGTCTCGAGCAGGCGGCGCGTGAACCGACCTTTCGCCTGCTTGTTGAAGTGGTTCAGCGCACGTCGACGACCTCCGTCGTCGACGGCGACGACCCGCAAGAACACACTGCCCGCACGCACCGGCGCCGGACCGAGCTCCGCATACGCCTCAGAGCGGAGGTCGACGACCAAGCCCTCGTGCGAGACGATGCGCTGCGCGATCGACTCCCGCCAGAAGCGCTTGAGCGCCACGCCCGGGACCCGAGAGTCGTGCGAGAGCCGATACGCAGGAATCCGATCCATGGCACCGACCAGCCCGAAGAGTGCCGAGTGCACGAAGACCCTCTCGGCGGCGAACTCGCGAGCGCGCTCATCGAGCGTCTCGGCATCGAGCGCGTCGAACAGCACGCCGGTGAACCGATCGAGCGCCGGCATCGTCGCCGACGTCCACAGCGCTCGGTTGTGCTCGATCTCGCCGGCGAGCCGCGGCCCCAGCTTGAGCGCTCGCATCGCGGCTTCGTCATCGGCGCATAGCGCCACCAGACGATCGGCGAGCTCGGTGCGCTGGGCTGCCAGGTCTGGAAAGGACAGCTTCGACAGGTCGAGCGGCGCACCGGTGCCGCCCGCGCGCTTCGTCTCCGAAGGCGGCAGGAGGAGCAGCATCTACGAGGCGAGGAAGGCGAGCGTCGCGTCGACGTTGGCGCCGAGGGACTCGATGCTGTCGATCGTCACGCGCGGAAGCGCCGACGACGGGCCGGTCCAGGCGGCGTAGCCCTCGAGGCTCTGCTCGACCGCGCGCCACGTCGTCTCTTCGAGGTGCGGCAGGTTGCGCTCGCGCTTGGCGAGACGCGAACGGTGGAGCTCCTCATCGGAGCAGACCACCTCGACCACGCGAAGACGCACGTCGGTACGCACCGCGAGATCTCGCCACTGCAGGCGGGCCGCCTCGCCGGCGTTCACGGCATCCACGATGACCGTCCGGCCCGAGGAGAGCTCCTTCTCGGCGATCTCCTCGGCCACGAGGTATGCCGCGAGCCCGGTGGGCTCGTCGGCATCGATCCCAGCCCGCAGAATCGCGGACTCGATCGGGTCGACCGACACGACGGTCGCCCCGAGCCGGGCGCCCACGATCTCAGCGATCGTGGACTTCCCGGCTCCGGGCAGACCCGCCATGACGACGAGTTGCGTGATCGACAGCTCTCCGAACTGCCGATCCAGCGGCTGCTCCCCCGGCATCCGCTCGGCCTCAGGCCAGTTCGGCGTGAGATGCGACGATCTGCACGGCGTTGGACTGCACCGACAGGAAGCCGTCTTCGGCGTTCGCGGCGATCTTCTCACCGCTGGGGAGGGACACCCGGACCTCGCCGGCGGCGAGGACCGCGAGCATCGGCTCGTGGCCCGGCAGGATGCCGATCTGGCCCTCGACGGTGCGAGCGATCACCATGGACGCCTCGCCCGACCAGATCTCCCGGTCGGCCGAGACGACGCTCACCTTGAGTGCGGCCATGCTCAGCCGTTCTCCTTCTGGATGCGTGCCCACTGCTCTTCGACGTCGCCGATGCCACCGACGTTGAAGAAGGCCTGCTCGGCCACGTGGTCGAAGTCACCACGGGAGATCGCGTCGAACGACTCGATCGTGTCCTTGAGCGGAACGGTCGAACCCTCGACACCCGTGAACTTCTTGGCCATGTAGGTGTTCTGCGAGAGGAACTGCTGGATCCGGCGCGCGCGGGCCACCGTGATCTTGTCCTCCTCGGAGAGCTCATCGACACCGAGGATGGCGATGATCTCCTGGAGTTCCTTGTTCTTCTGCAGGATCTGCTTGACCGTGGTCGCGACGCGGTAGTGGTCGGCGCCCAGGTAACGGGGGTCCATGATGCGCGACGTCGAGGTCAGCGGGTCGATGGCCGGGTACAGACCCTTCGACGCGATCTCACGCGAGAGCTCGGTCGTGGCGTCGAGGTGCGCGAAGGTCGTCGCGGGAGCCGGGTCGGTGTAGTCGTCGGCGGGCACGTAGATCGCCTGCAGCGAGGTGATCGAGTGACCACGAGTCGACGTGATGCGCTCCTGGAGGACGCCCATCTCGTCGGCGAGGTTCGGCTGGTAGCCCACGGCGGACGGCATGCGGCCGAGCAGCGTGGAGACCTCGGAGCCGGCCTGCGTGAAGCGGAAGATGTTGTCGATGAAGAGCAGCACGTCCTGCTTCTGCACGTCGCGGAAGTACTCCGCCATCGTGAGCGCGGAGAGGGCGACGCGAAGACGCGTTCCCGGCGGCTCGTCCATCTGGCCGAAGACGAGGGCGGTCTTGTCGAAGACGCCCGCCTCCTCCATCTCGTGGATGAGGTCGTTGCCCTCACGGGTGCGCTCGCCGACACCGGCGAACACCGACACACCACCGTGATCCTGCGCGACGCGCTGGATCATCTCCTGGATGAGGACGGTCTTGCCGACACCGGCACCACCGAAGAGGCCGATCTTTCCACCCTGCACGTACGGCGTGAGGAGGTCGATCGACTTGATGCCGGTCTCGAAGAGCTGCGTCTTCGACTCGAGCTGGTCGAATGCCGGCGGCTTGCGGTGGATCGGCCAACGCTCGGTGATCTCGATCTGCTCGCCGGGCTCGCCGTTGAGGACATCGCCGATGACGTTGAAGACCTTGCCCTTGGTGACGTCGCCGACGGGCACCGAGATGGCTTCGCCCGTGTCGGTGACCTCCTGGCCGCGGACGAGACCGTCGGTCGGGTTCAGCGCGATGGCGCGGACGAGGTCGTCGCCGAGGTGCTGCGCGACCTCGAGGGTCAGGATCGTGCTGTGGTCACCGATGGTGACGGTGGTCTTCAGCGCGTTGTAGATCTCGGGAATCGAGTCGTGGGGGAACTCGATGTCGACGACGGGGCCGGTGACGCGTGCGATGCGCCCGACGGTGCCGGCGACACGCTCGGCGACCGGCGCGGTTGCGGTGTCAGTCATTCTGCTCTCTCTTTTCTGAGTTGCTACTTGGCGGCGACGAGCGCATCGGCGCCGCCCACGATCTCGGAGATCTGCTGCGTGATCTCGGCCTGGCGTGCGTTGTTCGCAAGGCGGGTGTAGTCGGTGATGAGCTTGTCGGCATTGTCGCTCGCCGACTTCATCGCCTTCTGGGTCGCCGCATGCTTGGCCGCGGACGACTGCAGCAGCGCGTTGAAGATCCGGCTCTCGATGTAGACCGGAAGCAGCGCGTCGAGCACGGTCTCCGCGTCGGGCTCGAACTCGTAGAGCGGCTCGATCTGCGCGTTCGCCTCGGCGACGCCCTCGACCACCTCGAGCGGCAGGAGCCGCACGACCGAAGGGGTCTGGGTCATCATGCTGACGAAGCGGTTGTACACCACGAAGATCTCGTCGACGCCGCCGTCGGACGCATCCCGGAGGAACGCCTCGAGCACCGCGTCGGAGATCTCCTTCGCGAGGTCGAAGTCGGGGTTCTCCGAGCTGCCCACCCACTGCTGCTCGAACTCACGACGACGGAACGCGAAGTATCCGACCGCCTTGCGCCCGACGAGGAAGTAGTTGACTTCCTTGCCCTCCGAACGGAGCAGCTCACTGAGCTGCTCCGCCTCACGGAGCACCTGCGAGTTGAACGCACCGGCGAGACCGCGGTCCGACGTGAGGATCACGACGGCCGCGCGCTCGATGCGCTCGGGCTCGGTGGTCAGCACGTGGTCGACGTTCGAGTGCGTCGCGACCGCCGAGACGGCACGCGTGATGGCTCGCGAATACGGCGACGACGCGGCCACACGAGCCTGCGCCTTCTGGATGCGCGAGGCGGCGATGAGCTCCATCGCCTTCGTGATCTTCTTCGTCGTCTGGGCAGACTTGATCTTCTGCCGGTAGACCCGAAGTTGCGCTCCCATGTCTCTCCTGTAGTCCTAGAGTCGATCGATCAGTCGTGTCGAGGCGCTCAGCGCTTCGACTTGACGACCTGCTCCTGGTTGACGGATTCGGCGTCGATCGGCTCGAACTGCTCCGAGCCCACGGATGCGAGCGGCTTGCCCTCGCCCGTCTGGAACTCGAGCTTGAACTTGTCGACCGACGACTCGAGGGTCGCAACGGTCTCGTCGGAGAGCACGTTCGTCTCGCGGAGGTCGGTCAGCACCGAGGTGTTGCGGCCGAGGAAGTCGAGCAGCTCGCGCTCGAAGCGCAGGATGTCTTCGACCGGGACCTCGTCGAGCTTGCCGTTGGTGCCGGCCCAGATCGAGACGACCTGCTCCTCGACGGGGTACGGCGAGTACTGCGGCTGCTTGAGCAGCTCGGTGAGGCGGGCGCCACGCGCGAGCTGACGACGGCTGGCCGCGTCGAGGTCGGAGGCGAACATCGCGAACGCCTCGAGCGAACGGTACTGGGCGAGCTCGAGCTTCAGCGTGCCCGAGACCTTCTTGATCGACTTGACCTGCGCGTCACCACCGACACGCGAGACCGAGATGCCCACGTCGACCGCGGGACGCTGGTTGGCGTTGAACAGGTCGGACTGGAGGAAGATCTGGCCGTCGGTGATCGAGATCACGTTGGTCGGGATGTACGCCGAGACGTCGTTCGCCTTGGTCTCGATGATCGGGAGACCCGTCATCGAGCCGGCACCGAGCTCGTCGGACAGCTTCGCGCAACGCTCGAGCAGACGCGAGTGCAGGTAGAAGACGTCACCGGGGTACGCTTCGCGTCCCGGCGGACGGCGGAGGAGCAGCGACACGGCGCGGTAGGCCTCGGCCTGCTTCGACAGGTCGTCGAAGATGATGAGGACGTGCTTGGAGTCGTACATCCAGTGCTGGCCGATGGCCGAACCGGTGTAGGGGGCGAGGTACTTGAAGCCCGCGGGATCGGAGGCCGGGGCCGCCACGATCGTGGTGTACTCCATGGCACCGGCGTCCTCGAGCGCGCCCTTCACCGAGGCGATGGTCGAGCCCTTCTGGCCGATGGCGACGTAGATGCAGCGAACCTGCTTGTTGACGTCGCCGGAATCCCAGTTGGCCTTCTGGTTGATGATCGTGTCGATCGCGATGGCCGTCTTACCGGTCTGGCGGTCGCCGATGATCAGCTGACGCTGGCCGCGGCCGACGGGGATCATGGCGTCGATCGCCTTGATGCCGGTCTGGAGCGGCTCGTGGACCGACTTGCGCTGCATGACACCGGGAGCCTGGAGCTCGAGGGCGCGACGGCCTTCGAGGCCCGTGATCTCACCGAGACCGTCGATCGGGTTGCCGAGCGGGTCGACGACACGGCCGAGGTATCCCTCGCCGACGGGGACCGAGAGGACCTCGCCCGTGCGGGTCACCTCCATGCCCGCTTCGATGCCGGTGAACTCGCCGAGGACGACGACGCCGATCACGTCTTCCTCGAGGTTCAGCGCGAGACCCAGCGTGCCGTCCGCGAAGCGGATGAGCTCGTTGGCCATGACCGAGGGCAGTCCCTCGACGTGCGCGATGCCGTCGGCGGCATCGGTGACGTATCCGACCTCGGTCTTCTGCGCCGTGCCCGGCTCGTAGGCCGCGGCGAACTCCGTGAGAGCCGTACGGATCTCATCGGGGCTGATGGAGAGTTCTGCCATTGTCTTTTCCTTTTCTGTACCGGTTGTACAGCTACTGGTGTGTCACGGCGCGGGACGCCGGTCGGTGTCGTCCGGCGTCAGCCGGCAAGCTTCTGCCTCAGCGAGCTGAGGCGAGAGGCGACGCTGCCGTCGATGACGTCGTCGCCGATCTGCACGCGGACCCCACCGAGCACGGCGGGATCGACGATGGTGTCGAATCGGATACGGCGACCCGCCTTGACGGCGAGTCCCTGCTCGAGTCGCGCCAGCTGAGCGGAGCTCAGCGGCACGGCGGTCGTGACGGTCGCCACCTGGAATCCGCGCTGATCGGCGAGGACGCCGGCGGCGGCGCGAAGCATCGCGCCGATGCGGCGTCCGCGGGGTGAGAGCACCAGGTGGCGCACGACGACGAGCGTCGCCGGGTCGGCCTTGCCTGCACCGAGCAGTCGCTCGACCAGTCGTGCCTTGGCGTCGTTCGCACCGAGCTTGGAACCGAGCGAGAGCTCGAGTTCCGCGTCGGAGGCGACCGCGCGCTCGAAGGCGAACAGCTGCTCGTCGAGCTCGACGCCTTCGCCTGCGGCGTCGGCCGCGACCCGAAGGCCCAGCTCCTCGACGCCGTCGAGGAAGTCGGCATGGCTGGACCACCGCTGCGATGCCGCAGCCGTGAGCAGCGTCACCGCGCCCGGGACGATGCGACCGCCGAACACGCTGGAGACCAGCGCGCCCTTCTGCGCAGCGTCGGCTTCGGTGTCGGTGAGCGCGGTGCGCAGGTGGCCCGAGCCGGCGATGAGTCGAACCGCGGCGAGGAGGTCCTCGGCGACCGACAGGTCGGCCCGGCCCGACGACGCGAGCTCGGCTCGCGAGGCGGCCAGGGCCTCTCTCGTTGCGCTACCCATGGATTACTTCGTCTCCCCTGCGGCGGCCTTCTCGGACGCCTCGAGGTCGGCGAGGAACCGGTCGACCACGGCCTGCGCCTTCTGGTCGTCGGTGAGCGACTCGCCGATGACGCCGGAAGCCAGGTCGATCGCGATGGTGCCCACCTCGGAGCGGAGCGAGACGAGCGCGGACTGGCGCTCGGCCTCGATCTGCGCCTGCGCGCTCGCGGTGACGCGAGCGGCTTCGGACACCGCGGTGTCCTTGGCCTCGGCGACGATCTTCTTGCCGTCTTCACGAGCGGTCTCGCGGATCTGACCGGCCTCGGCGCGCGCATCGGCGAGCTGGGCGGTGTACTCCTCGAGGGCGGCCTCGGCCTTGCGCTGGGCCTCGTCGGCCTTCGCGATGTTGCCCTCGATCGCTTCGCCGCGCTCATCGAGCATCGTCTGGACGCGCGGGAGCACGTACTTCCAGAAGAAGATCAGGATGATGACGAAGCAGACCGACGACCAGAGGATGTCGTACAGCTCGGGAATGACCGGGCTGTGCGTCTCGCCACCCTCGGTCGCAGCGCTCAGTACTGCATGGAGCACGTTGGCCTCCTCAGTTGCGGCGGGTGGATCAGACGAAGATGAAGTAGGTCGCGATGCCGATGAAGGCGAGCGCCTCGGTGAAGGCGATACCGATCCACATCAGGACCTGGAGGCGGCCGGCCAGCTCGGGCTGACGAGCGACGCCCTCGATGGTCTTGCCGACGACGATGCCCACGCCGATGGCCGGGCCGATGGCTGCGAGGCCGTAGCCGACCGTCGCGATGTTGCCGTTGATCTCAGCGAGAACGGTGGTTGCGTCCACGTTGGGTTTCCTTTCCTAGGGATGTTTCTGGGCGGGTGCCCGGGCTCAGTGCTCTTCGGCGACCGCGAGCTGGATGTAGACCGCGGTGAGAAGGGTGAAGACGTATGCCTGCAGGAAGGCGACGAGGATCTCGAACAGCGTGAACGCGAACCCGAAGGCGAGCGTGCCGGCGCCGACGAGGGTCCACCAGCCGCCGAGGGAGAAGACGAAGAACTGCGTGGCTGCGAAGAAGAGCACGAGCAGGAGGTGACCGACGATCATGTTCATCATGAGTCGCAGGGTCAGCGTGACCGGACGGATCACGAAGGTCGAGAGGAGCTCGATCGGCGTGACGATGATGTACACCGGCCACGGAACACCCGAAGGGAAGAGGGAGTTCTTGAAGAAGTTCTTCGGGCTCTTCTTGACACCCGCGTAGATGAACGTCACGTAGGACACGATCGCGAGGACCAGCGGCACGCCGATGACGGAGGTGCCGGCGATGTTCAGGAACGGGATCACGCCCGTGATGTTCATGAACAGGATCATGAAGAACATCGTCGTGAGGATCGGCAGGAATCGCTTGCCGTCCTTCTTGCCGAGGAGATCCTCGGCGACGTTGACGCGCACCAGGTCGAGACCCATCTCGAGCAGGCTCTGGAACCGACCGGGCACGATGCGCAGGTGGCGCGTGCCGAGCCAGAAGACCAGGAGCAGTGCCGCGACCGCGACGAAGCGGACGAGCATGATGCGGTTGATCTCGAACGGGGTGTCTTCGAAGAAGAGTGCTCCCGGGAAGAATTCGTCGATCGACGGCCCGTGGAATTCACCATCGTTGGTTGACATCGGAACCAGAAGGTTCAGAGCGTTAGCTAGCAGCGCTATCTCCTGTTTCGGGGCGTGGAGCTCGGCTCTCGCGACGACGAACATCGGAACGGTCTCACGCACATGCCGAAGCAGGCGTTTACCGGGGGGATCTCCATTACTCTAGCAAGACTTCGGGCATCGGACGAATCGCCGACCGCGTCTCAGCCGACATTTTCGACAACGCGTCGAAAATCAGTCCTCTCGAGGCGCCGGAGGCAGCTCGACGTCGCTGACATGCGGCATCCGGGACTTCGTGATGACGACCACGTCGACGACGAGCGAGGCCAGCACGCCGGCCACCAGGCTGAGGAACAGCACGGTCGTGTCGAGCCACGCGGCGTCGCGCAGCAGGACGACGAGCACGATGAAGACGATGAACTTCAGCAGCCAACCGCCGAGCACGATGCCGAAGAACGCGCCCACGAAGAGGTCGCTCGAGGCGAAGCGGTTCGCGGTCAGGATGGTCGCGGCCGTGATGCCCATGAACACGACCGCCATCGCCGTGCCGATGAGCGCCCCGATGAGCCCTTCACTGCCGGCGAAGACGTAGCCCAGCACCCCGCTCACGAGGAGCAGCGCCGCGGCGACGATGCCGCCCCAGACCAGCGCTTGGCGCAGGACGGGGTTCGAGGTGGGCGTGTTGTCAGGTCGTGCGTCGTTCATCAGGCTCCAAGTCGTGGGTCGCCCGATTGTACCGATGCGTCCTGAGCCGAATCTGTCGGCGGTGCCGAGGGCCGCGTCCGCGCCGGAGGCTCGGAACCGCTGCCTACGAGGCGGGCGGCGTCTGCGGGGCCTGCCTCGCCTGCGCCGGGGCATCCGTCGCCTGCGGAGCGTCGACGACCGCGATCGCGCCGGTCTCGAGCTCGTCGAGGTGCGGAGCCATGGGCGCGGCGGACGTCGCCTCTGCGGCCACCGTCAGGCGCTTGCGCCGCCCGAGGGGCGCGAGCGTGACGATCGCGCACGCGACGAACCCGACGCCCAGCAGGAGGAACGCCCATCGGGCGCTGATGCCGAAGTACACCGGGAAGACATACGTCAGGAGGCATCCGATCGAGGCGACCGCGGTCCAGCCGTAGAAGATGAGCACGGCGTTCAGGTGCGAGTGCCCCATGTCGAGCAGTCGGTGGTGCAGGTGCTTGCGATCGGCCGCGAACGGCGACTTGCCCGCGCGCAGGCGCCGCACCACGGCGAGCCCGAAGTCGAGCAGCGGGATGAGCAGCACGATCACCGGCAGGATGATCGGGATGAACGCGGCGAAGAGCTGGTTGAACCCGACGCCGGCGGGGTTCAGCTGGCCGGTCACGGCGATCGCGGAGGTCGCCATGAGGAGTCCGACGAGGAGCGCCCCCGCGTCGCCCATGAAGAGCTTCGCGGGCCGCCAGTTGAGCGGCAGGAAACCCGCGCACGCACCGACGAGGATGATCGCGATCATCGAGGCGAGGTTGAAGTAGTTCGTCGGCGAGGTCTGCTGCACGAGCAGGTAGGTGTAGACGAAGAACACGCCGTTCGAGATGAGCGAGACGCCGGCGACGA
Encoded proteins:
- the atpA gene encoding F0F1 ATP synthase subunit alpha, with amino-acid sequence MAELSISPDEIRTALTEFAAAYEPGTAQKTEVGYVTDAADGIAHVEGLPSVMANELIRFADGTLGLALNLEEDVIGVVVLGEFTGIEAGMEVTRTGEVLSVPVGEGYLGRVVDPLGNPIDGLGEITGLEGRRALELQAPGVMQRKSVHEPLQTGIKAIDAMIPVGRGQRQLIIGDRQTGKTAIAIDTIINQKANWDSGDVNKQVRCIYVAIGQKGSTIASVKGALEDAGAMEYTTIVAAPASDPAGFKYLAPYTGSAIGQHWMYDSKHVLIIFDDLSKQAEAYRAVSLLLRRPPGREAYPGDVFYLHSRLLERCAKLSDELGAGSMTGLPIIETKANDVSAYIPTNVISITDGQIFLQSDLFNANQRPAVDVGISVSRVGGDAQVKSIKKVSGTLKLELAQYRSLEAFAMFASDLDAASRRQLARGARLTELLKQPQYSPYPVEEQVVSIWAGTNGKLDEVPVEDILRFERELLDFLGRNTSVLTDLRETNVLSDETVATLESSVDKFKLEFQTGEGKPLASVGSEQFEPIDAESVNQEQVVKSKR
- the atpE gene encoding ATP synthase F0 subunit C; protein product: MDATTVLAEINGNIATVGYGLAAIGPAIGVGIVVGKTIEGVARQPELAGRLQVLMWIGIAFTEALAFIGIATYFIFV
- a CDS encoding F0F1 ATP synthase subunit B, with translation MLHAVLSAATEGGETHSPVIPELYDILWSSVCFVIILIFFWKYVLPRVQTMLDERGEAIEGNIAKADEAQRKAEAALEEYTAQLADARAEAGQIRETAREDGKKIVAEAKDTAVSEAARVTASAQAQIEAERQSALVSLRSEVGTIAIDLASGVIGESLTDDQKAQAVVDRFLADLEASEKAAAGETK
- the atpD gene encoding F0F1 ATP synthase subunit beta codes for the protein MTDTATAPVAERVAGTVGRIARVTGPVVDIEFPHDSIPEIYNALKTTVTIGDHSTILTLEVAQHLGDDLVRAIALNPTDGLVRGQEVTDTGEAISVPVGDVTKGKVFNVIGDVLNGEPGEQIEITERWPIHRKPPAFDQLESKTQLFETGIKSIDLLTPYVQGGKIGLFGGAGVGKTVLIQEMIQRVAQDHGGVSVFAGVGERTREGNDLIHEMEEAGVFDKTALVFGQMDEPPGTRLRVALSALTMAEYFRDVQKQDVLLFIDNIFRFTQAGSEVSTLLGRMPSAVGYQPNLADEMGVLQERITSTRGHSITSLQAIYVPADDYTDPAPATTFAHLDATTELSREIASKGLYPAIDPLTSTSRIMDPRYLGADHYRVATTVKQILQKNKELQEIIAILGVDELSEEDKITVARARRIQQFLSQNTYMAKKFTGVEGSTVPLKDTIESFDAISRGDFDHVAEQAFFNVGGIGDVEEQWARIQKENG
- a CDS encoding F0F1 ATP synthase subunit delta, producing MGSATREALAASRAELASSGRADLSVAEDLLAAVRLIAGSGHLRTALTDTEADAAQKGALVSSVFGGRIVPGAVTLLTAAASQRWSSHADFLDGVEELGLRVAADAAGEGVELDEQLFAFERAVASDAELELSLGSKLGANDAKARLVERLLGAGKADPATLVVVRHLVLSPRGRRIGAMLRAAAGVLADQRGFQVATVTTAVPLSSAQLARLEQGLAVKAGRRIRFDTIVDPAVLGGVRVQIGDDVIDGSVASRLSSLRQKLAG
- a CDS encoding F0F1 ATP synthase subunit gamma — protein: MGAQLRVYRQKIKSAQTTKKITKAMELIAASRIQKAQARVAASSPYSRAITRAVSAVATHSNVDHVLTTEPERIERAAVVILTSDRGLAGAFNSQVLREAEQLSELLRSEGKEVNYFLVGRKAVGYFAFRRREFEQQWVGSSENPDFDLAKEISDAVLEAFLRDASDGGVDEIFVVYNRFVSMMTQTPSVVRLLPLEVVEGVAEANAQIEPLYEFEPDAETVLDALLPVYIESRIFNALLQSSAAKHAATQKAMKSASDNADKLITDYTRLANNARQAEITQQISEIVGGADALVAAK